One genomic window of Garra rufa chromosome 2, GarRuf1.0, whole genome shotgun sequence includes the following:
- the LOC141326282 gene encoding snRNA-activating protein complex subunit 1-like, with protein sequence MDHYREPVKADCEELLGRFQATESVRYEQFIEIWKGMDFSSIFHGKPELNERRRFARLILSVVSPYFLPPYTFQIRVGGLYLLYGLFNTQLVTPREKIRIALKDWNDVMQFQRDAVNAQHYDVVYVFRKLLSDKAFYFTAMPTPLNFRIKREDGKKRKICEEFVDPPSRPQELVTTDVLEEIANIHEHYEDLKKAIFTKPDPNLDIVQQNLVPKLNSTVLTYCNWQTDHATSEQQDAGEGPSNQESSNRALLLASIKSKSYGQAVEASKSRRHRQTELVPATGPDISPKVSSKKKRFPSLKTRTQLRFNTQESESEVSNLTRLWCLTAVKEEKEPEKKKKKFNWNPNKSSDPT encoded by the exons ATGGATCACTATAGGGAACCGGTAAAAGCGGACTGCGAAGAACTACTGGGTCGTTTTCAAGCCACCGAATCAGTTCGGTACGAGCAGTTTATAGAGATCTGGAAAGGCATGGACTTCAGCAGCATCTTCCA TGGAAAACCAGAGCTAAATGAGAGAAGGCGTTTTgctcgtcttattctgtctgtgGTGTCCCCATATTTCTTACCACCCTACACTTTCCAGATCAGAGTGGGGGGTCTTTATCTGCTGTACGGCCTCTTCAACACACAACTCGTCACTCCCAGAGAGAAG ATCCGCATTGCTCTGAAGGACTGGAATGATGTTATGCAGTTTCAGAGGGATGCAGTGAATGCTCAACATTACGATGTGGTTTATGTCTTCAGAAAGCTCCTGTCAGATAAAGCTTTCTACTTCACTGCCATGCCAACACCG CTCAATTTCAGGATAAAGAGGGAGGATGGAAAGAAGAGGAAAATCTGTGAAGAGTTTGTTGATCCGCCATCACGTCCTCAGGAACTTGTCACCACAGATGTACTAGAG GAAATTGCAAATATCCATGAGCATTATGAGGATCTGAAGAAAGCCATTTTTACCAAACCAGACCCAAACTTGGATATTGTACAACAAAACCTGGTTCCCAAACTAAACAGCACTGTCCTCACTTATTGCAACTGGCAGACAGATCATGCA acatctGAGCAGCAGGATGCTGGAGAGGGACCTTCAAATCAAGAA AGCTCCAACAGAGCCCTGCTGCTAGCGTCTATCAAATCCAAATCATATGGACAAGCTGTAGAG GCCTCCAAGTCACGACGTCACAGACAGACAGAGTTGGTCCCAGCAACTGGACCAGACATTTCACCAAAGGTGTCATCAAAAAAGAAAAGATTCCCGTCACTTAAAACGCGCACTCAGTTACGCTTCAACACTCAGG AAAGTGAAAGTGAGGTCTCGAATTTAACCCGGCTGTGGTGTTTGACTGCAGTGAAAGAAGAGAAGGAACCAG aaaaaaagaagaagaaattcAACTGGAACCCCAACAAGAGCAGTGATCCCACTTAG
- the ifi27.1 gene encoding interferon alpha inducible protein 27.1 yields the protein MDPVTLIGAGVGTVGAVVAAPAVLAAAGFTAGGIAAGSIASYLMSTAAVANGGGIAAGSVVATLPAAGAAGIPLAGQAVVGALGAAVGAIASMASNCTS from the exons ATGGATCCTG TCACGCTTATTGGAGCTGGTGTAGGAACAG TCGGAGCAGTCGTTGCAGCTCCTGCTGTTCTAGCAGCTGCAGGTTTCACCGCAGGTGGAATTGCTGCAGGTTCTATTGCCTCCTATTTGATGTCAACTGCCGCTGTGGCTAATGGAGGAGGGATCGCAGCTGGATCCGTAGTAGCAACTCTTCCAGCTGCTG GTGCTGCTGGAATCCCTTTGGCAGGTCAAGCTGTCGTGGGGGCTTTAGGAGCTGCAGTGGGTGCCATTGCCAGCATGGCTAGCAACTGTACTTCGTAA